In Bacillus cereus ATCC 14579, a single window of DNA contains:
- the asnB gene encoding asparagine synthase (glutamine-hydrolyzing), with amino-acid sequence MCGFVGCLCENPREFSETEKHQFENMNTMIFHRGPDDEGYFRDEHVQFGFRRLSIIDLEAGHQPLTYENDRYVIIFNGEIYNYVELREMLLEKGATFATQSDTEVIIALYAHMKEKCVDYLRGMFAFMIWDREEKKLFGARDHFGIKPLYIAQQGDTTFFASEKKSIMHVMEDKGVNPTSLQHYFTYQYGPEPETLTIDVNKIEPGHYFVKEIGKEMEIHRYWKPYFNASSATKEEHIQAIRDVLYDSVKVHMRSDVPVGSFLSGGIDSSIIASIAREMNPNLLTFSVGFEQRGYSEVDVAKETAEKLGVKNHNVFISAKEFMDEFPKNHWHMDDPLADPAAVPLYFVAKEARKHVTVVLSGEGADELFGGYNIYREPNSLKMFSYIPSPGKSVLKALSGALKEGFKGKSFLERGCTPIEERYYGNAKIFREEEKAELMKYYNESVNYMDITKPLYNEIKDYDDVSKMQYIDMFTWLRGDILLKADKMTMANSLELRVPFLDKEVFDVASKIPTEFKIANGTTKAILREAARGIVPDHVLDRKKLGFPVPIRHWLKDEMHDWAINIINESKTEHLIDKQYVLNLLEAHCADKGDYSRKIWTVLAFMVWHQIYVEHKYDTNKFHEETKRAYSLV; translated from the coding sequence ATGTGTGGTTTTGTAGGATGTTTATGTGAAAACCCTAGAGAGTTTTCAGAAACAGAAAAACATCAATTTGAAAATATGAACACGATGATTTTCCACCGTGGTCCAGATGACGAAGGATATTTTCGTGATGAACATGTACAATTTGGCTTCCGCCGTTTAAGCATCATTGACTTAGAGGCAGGACATCAGCCGCTAACTTATGAAAATGATCGATATGTAATTATTTTTAATGGTGAAATTTACAACTATGTAGAATTACGTGAAATGTTACTTGAAAAAGGTGCAACGTTTGCAACGCAATCTGATACAGAAGTTATCATTGCATTGTATGCACATATGAAAGAAAAATGTGTAGATTACCTTCGTGGTATGTTTGCATTTATGATTTGGGATCGTGAAGAAAAGAAACTTTTCGGTGCACGTGATCACTTCGGTATTAAACCTTTATACATCGCACAACAAGGTGATACTACATTCTTCGCATCTGAGAAGAAAAGTATTATGCATGTGATGGAAGATAAAGGCGTTAATCCAACGTCACTACAACATTACTTTACGTACCAATATGGTCCAGAGCCAGAAACTTTAACAATTGATGTTAATAAAATCGAGCCTGGTCATTATTTCGTAAAAGAAATCGGTAAAGAGATGGAAATCCATCGCTACTGGAAACCTTATTTCAACGCTTCAAGTGCAACGAAAGAGGAGCATATCCAAGCAATTCGTGATGTGTTATATGATTCAGTAAAAGTGCATATGCGTAGTGATGTACCAGTAGGTTCATTCTTATCTGGTGGTATCGATTCATCTATCATCGCTTCTATCGCAAGAGAAATGAATCCAAATCTTTTAACATTCTCTGTTGGTTTTGAGCAACGTGGTTACAGTGAAGTTGATGTTGCGAAAGAAACTGCTGAGAAATTAGGCGTTAAAAACCATAACGTATTCATTTCAGCGAAAGAATTTATGGATGAGTTCCCAAAAAATCATTGGCATATGGATGATCCTTTAGCTGATCCAGCAGCTGTACCATTGTACTTCGTTGCGAAAGAAGCACGTAAACATGTAACAGTTGTTCTTTCTGGTGAAGGCGCAGACGAGCTATTTGGTGGTTATAACATTTACCGTGAGCCAAACTCACTAAAAATGTTCTCTTACATCCCTAGTCCAGGTAAGAGCGTTCTAAAAGCATTAAGTGGTGCTCTTAAAGAAGGATTTAAAGGTAAGAGCTTCCTAGAGCGTGGATGTACACCAATTGAAGAGCGTTACTATGGAAATGCTAAAATCTTCCGTGAAGAAGAAAAAGCTGAATTAATGAAGTATTACAATGAAAGTGTTAACTATATGGATATCACGAAACCATTGTATAACGAGATTAAAGATTATGATGATGTAAGTAAAATGCAGTACATTGACATGTTCACATGGTTACGCGGTGACATTTTATTAAAAGCTGATAAAATGACAATGGCAAACTCATTAGAACTTCGTGTACCGTTCTTAGATAAAGAAGTATTCGATGTTGCATCTAAAATTCCAACTGAATTTAAGATTGCTAACGGAACTACGAAAGCCATTTTACGTGAAGCAGCACGCGGAATCGTTCCAGATCACGTATTAGATCGTAAAAAACTTGGATTCCCAGTACCAATTCGTCACTGGTTAAAAGACGAAATGCATGATTGGGCTATAAATATTATAAACGAAAGTAAGACAGAGCATTTAATCGACAAACAGTATGTATTAAACTTACTGGAAGCACATTGTGCAGATAAAGGCGATTATAGCCGTAAAATTTGGACTGTACTTGCGTTTATGGTATGGCACCAAATTTATGTTGAGCATAAATACGATACGAATAAGTTCCATGAAGAAACAAAACGTGCGTATAGCTTA